In one Balaenoptera ricei isolate mBalRic1 chromosome 20, mBalRic1.hap2, whole genome shotgun sequence genomic region, the following are encoded:
- the C1QL1 gene encoding C1q-related factor — translation MLLVLVVLIPVLVSSGGPDGHYEMLGTCRMVCDPYPARGPGAGARPDGGDALSEQSGAPPPSTLVQGPQGKPGRTGKPGPPGPPGNPGPPGPVGPPGEKGEPGKTGPPGLPGAGGSGAISTATYTTVPRVAFYAGLKNPHEGYEVLKFDDVVTNLGNNYDATSGKFTCNIPGTYFFTYHVLMRGGDGTSMWADLCKNGQVRASAIAQDADQNYDYASNSVILHLDAGDEVFIKLDGGKAHGGNSNKYSTFSGFIIYSD, via the exons ATGCTGCTGGTGCTGGTGGTGCTCATCCCCGTGCTCGTGAGCTCGGGCGGCCCGGATGGCCACTACGAGATGCTGGGCACCTGCCGCATGGTGTGCGACCCCTACCCCGCGCGGGGCCCCGGCGCCGGCGCGCGGCCCGACGGCGGCGACGCCCTGAGCGAGCAGAGCGGCGCGCCACCGCCCTCCACGCTGGTGCAGGGCCCCCAGGGGAAGCCGGGACGCACAGGCAAGCCGGGCCCTCCCGGGCCCCCGGGGAACCCGGGTCCTCCGGGTCCTGTGGGGCCACCCGGGGAGAAGGGTGAGCCGGGCAAGACCGGCCCTCCCGGGCTGCCGGGCGCGGGGGGCAGCGGCGCCATCAGCACGGCCACCTATACCACGGTGCCGCGCGTGGCCTTCTACGCCGGCCTCAAGAACCCTCACGAGGGTTACGAGGTGCTCAAGTTCGACGACGTGGTCACCAACCTAGGCAACAACTACGACGCGACCAGCGGCAAGTTTACATGCAACATTCCCGGCACCTACTTTTTCACCTACCACGTCCTCATGCGCGGCGGCGACGGCACCAGTATGTGGGCGGACCTCTGCAAGAACGGCCAG GTGCGGGCCAGCGCCATTGCCCAGGACGCAGACCAGAACTACGACTACGCCAGCAACAGCGTGATCCTGCACCTGGACGCGGGCGACGAGGTCTTCATCAAGCTCGACGGAGGCAAAGCGCACGGCGGCAACAGCAACAAATACAGCACATTCTCCGGCTTCATCATCTACTCCGATTGA